The genomic DNA GGGCGGGTCTGGAAATATGGTGACGCGATCAATACCGACGTCATCTTTCCGGGCAAATACACGTACACGCTGACCGATCCGAACGAGTGGCGCAAGCACGCGCTGGAAGACCTCGATCCGTCGTTTGCCGCCGAGGCCAAACAAGGCGACGTGATCGTCGCCGGGCGCAACTGGGGCTGCGGCTCATCGCGCGAGCAGGCGGTCGGCGCGCTCAAGTACGCTGGCGTGCAGGTCATCATCGCCAAGTCGTTTGCGCGCATCTACTTCCGCAACGCCGTCAACCAGGGCGTCCTGCCGGTCGTCTGCGCCGAGGCGGTCGATGCGATCCAGGCTGGCGAGACGGTCGAGGTCGATCTGGACGCGCACGCGATCCGCTGTGCGGCGGGCACGTTCGATTTCCCGCCACTGTCGCCGACCATCATGCGTATTATCGAATCGGGCGGGTTGATCCCGATGCTGCGCAAGAAACTTGGCGTCGAGCATCTGCCGATGCCGGAAATCAAGGGCGGCGAATGAGCACGCGCACGATCTGCCTGATACCCGGCGATGGCGTGGGCCGCGAGGTCATCCC from Chloroflexota bacterium includes the following:
- a CDS encoding 3-isopropylmalate dehydratase produces the protein METAVTFRGRVWKYGDAINTDVIFPGKYTYTLTDPNEWRKHALEDLDPSFAAEAKQGDVIVAGRNWGCGSSREQAVGALKYAGVQVIIAKSFARIYFRNAVNQGVLPVVCAEAVDAIQAGETVEVDLDAHAIRCAAGTFDFPPLSPTIMRIIESGGLIPMLRKKLGVEHLPMPEIKGGE